Within uncultured Methanoregula sp., the genomic segment GTTTGCAAGGATCTGTTCTACCTGGCGAAGGTTGTAGAGCGGATCATCGCTGCCTACCATCATGAGGATGTCTGTTTTCCCCATGGTAAGCAGGGGAATCAGACGAATCCAGAGTGCGAAAAGTGAAAATATTGCGACAAGCCCGAAAATCAGGTACTGTCGATGATTTTTAAGATCCGGAAATACCATGAAACCATCCTTTCTTGGGTATTAAGTTTCATCGGGGATCATTAATAAATTTGGATAAAACACCTACAAAACCCGGCTAAAAATCTCCTCAAATTGTCTTGATTTCTCTCTCCAGCTGTTTTTCTTGGGATTCATGGAAAATGCTACCGGGTGATCCATTATGGCCCTGATGTGGGCAATATATTCGTCCTGCGTCCTGTATACAAAGAGATCCGATCCGCCAATCTTCTCGACGTCCGGCATTGGTCGCATAACGATCGGTTTGCCGCAGGCAGAATATTCGAAGAACTTGTTTGGCAGGGCGATTTCTCCCCACTGGGGTGGGGAAAGGGGGATGGTACAGGCATCCATGCATGCGATATAGCGGGGGAGTTCGTTATAGGGTTTAAGCCCGGTAAATATGACGTGGTCTGTTACCCCGACCTGCCTGACAAGTGCCATAAGATTTTGCTGATAATCGGTAAACAGGGATCCCCCGACAATGAGAAGCCTGGTGTCAGGGCGGTACCGGATCAGATCCGGCATTGCCCGGATCATCTCGTCGATTGCATACCACCGCTCAATGCTTCCACAGAACCCGATGACAAAATCTCCTTTTGCTATACCTAACTCGAGACGTACCGGGTTCCCATCCATGGGTTTGAATATGTCTGTATCTACCCCGTTTGTTATCAGCTCTGCGGAAAAACCCTGTTGCCCGAGTTTTTCTACCAGCGAGGGGGAAACCGTGGTGATTATGGTAGACCTCTTGAGATTCCGTTTTGTAATTACCCAGACACTCTTCCGCACTGCCTCCTGCAGGAACCGGCTCTTGAAATATGCGGCAGCCGAATCAGGAAACCAGTCCTTGAGATCGAATACCACGGGGATATTATATTTTTTTGCCGCATGAATAACGGCTGAACCTGCAAGAACATTGGCAGCGACAACAACATCAAAATTTTCTTTATGCAGGAGTTTGTCAAAGGCGTAATAATGGTAGGGGGTATTGAGTGTGTAATGTAAAAGCGGACTCCGGAGTGGGATCAGTGTGGTTTCGTCTACTTTCAGTTTTGTGGGTCTTGGTGGACACCTGCTTACGTGGAAATGTGCCACATGGACTTCGTGCTCCTCAGCCAGGATCTCAAAGATATTATGGTGCCGTGACAGGACCGGATGATGGATATAATCCTGAGTTGATACGAGGAGAATCTTCATGACCTGTTACCCTGAAGCGTAATATGGATTGGCAGTAGTGATCGGGTTTTTCGGTAGTTCAGCGTTCTGTTACCGGTTTGGGAAGATCCCGCAGTTTTGCCGGTGAGCCTATCGCGAGCATATGGTCGGGGACATCTCTGGTCACTACAGAGCCGGCGGCGATAAGAGCACCCTCTCCGATACATACCCCCGGGAGGATAGTAGCATTGGCGCCGATTGCTGCGTGGTCCCCGATTGTTGGCCCCTCCATTTGGCCATGAGATGGCGGATACCTGTCGTTTGTCATGACGGTATTGGGCCCGATAAATACATGGTTCCCGATCCGGGTTTCCGTTGGTATATAGACCATGCTCTGGAGGCTCGTATCGCATCCAATGATGACATTCCCTTCAATAACTGTTGCGGTTCCGATGGCAACCCGGTCCCCGATTTTTGTATTTTCCCGGATCATAACATTGTGGCCGGTCTGGAAATCGTCACCGATGATCACATCACAATAGATTATCGTGCCGGATCGCAGTATGGCATTTTTCCCGATCACCGTCCCGGTAAAACCCGTCTTTCCCATGTTCGCACGGGAGGGAAAACCCAGTGTAACGGGCTCAAAGATTCTGGCATCCTGGCCAATGCTGTTTATTCCATATTCTATCATTCTACTGTCACGCTCTTTGCCAGGTTTCTGGGTTTATCAACATCGCGTTTCAATGCAACTGCGGTATAATATGCGAGAAGCTGGAGTACAACAATACTAGTGAGTACCTGTACAAAGACGGGAACCGCAGGTAGACCTATGAAGATATCGACAATATCCGGAACTTCGAGATCACCCTCGCAGCCAATCGCGATCACCGGTGCTCCCCGGGCCTTCATCTCCTTAATATTGGAGATCATGACCCCGTAGGTTTCCCCTGGCATGCAGAGTGCGATAACCGGAGTTTCCAGTGAGAGAAGAGCAAAAGGCCCGTGTTTTAGTTCTCCTGCGGCATATCCCTCGGCATGAATATACGTGATTTCTTTCATTTTGAGGGCACCTTCAAGAGCCACTGGGTAAAACGGCCCCCTGCCTACAAAAAAAACGCTTTGAGCATCCATACAGTGGGTGACGGCCTCAGAGATGTCCATTAAGAGTACATTCTCAATTGCCTGATGAGCTCGCAGGAGGCTGTCATCATATTTTTTATCGCAGATAAGATTCGCGATCTGCATCATCACGGCAAGTTGTGCTATGAAGGATTTTGTCGCAGCCACACTCATTTCCGGCCCTGCCCGCATAAAAAGCGTCATATCAGCAACCCTGCTGATAGTACTTCCGAGTACATTCGTGATTGCCAGCGTCCGGCAATTATGGGTTTTTGCCTGCCTGATGGCAGTGAGCGTGTCGGCAGTCTCTCCTGACTGGGTAATCCCGATTACGAGCCCCTCCACCGGTGGCGGGAAATACCTGAACTCAGAAGCAAATTCAAGACGGGCGGGTATCCCGCAGGATCCTTCCAGAAGATACTTAAAAATAAGACCTGCATGATATGATGATCCGCACGCTACTATGGTTACTGTTGCCGGATGGCAACCAATGATTTTGGAAACCACATCCGGGTCTACGGCACGGATCGTGTTGTAAAATGCCTGAGGCTGTTCATAGATCTCCTTAAGCATATAATGGGCAAATCCCCCTTTCTTGACATCTTCAAGTGACCAATCGATGAGCTCGATCGGACGGGTGACCCGACTGCTATTGTTATAAATATCGATTTTTGCCCGGGTTATAGATGCCACATCTCCTTCTTCCAGGAAAATTGCCCGCTCTGTGTGTTCGAGAATGGGGGTCATATCTGAAGCGGCAAAGGTCTCCCCGTCACCAATACCGATAACCAGAGGACTTGCGTTTCTCGCGGCGATCATGCAATCCTCTTTTGCGGAGATGACGAGCAGGGCATAGGAGCCTTCCAGTTTGGGGATGCTCTCCTGCACAGCTGCAAGGAGGTTCTGTGTCCCGGTATAGTGTTCTTCAATCAGGTGGACTACAACCTCTGTATCCGTATCAGAACGGAATATATGCCCGCGGGAAATGAGCTGGCGTTTCAGCTCAGCATAATTTTCAATAATGCCATTGTGGACAACGCCTATTGTCCCTGAACAATCGGTGTGGGGATGGGCATTTACGTCGTTAGGGGCCCCATGAGTGGCCCACCGCGTATGCCCGATCCCTATCTTACCTTTTAGTTTCAGAGATGAGCTGGCATTTTCTGATATCCGACCCCGATGCTTGGCCAGCTCGATACCCTCAATCCCAATGGTTGCAACGCCGAACGAATCGTAGCCCCGGTATTCGAGTTTTTTAAGTCCTTCAACGATGATAGGTGCCGCCTCTTTCCTGCCAACGTATCCGACTATACCGCACACGTTATATCACCGTACTGTCATCCGGGATGCACCTGGTCACCAGGGAACTACTTCCCTCGATGGTTGCATTGTTGCCCACAATGGAATTCTTATACTTGGTGAACGGTCCGCTCTTCACACGATCCCCGAAGACCGCACCAAACTCCGATCGTATTGCTGAATCTTCGATCTCCATAAGTCCTGTCGCATTCGAGACCGATGTATGATCGGCAAAGGAACACCGTTCCCCGATTACGGTGTCGGTTATTCGTGAATGGGAACCGACTGATGAGTCGTCCATGATCACACTTTCGCCGATGAACGAAAACGGTTCGAGAGTAACTCTTGAACCAATGCTCGTGTTGGGCAGGATGCAACAGTTGGGCCCGATCGTGCACTCACTCCCAATGACAACGGGGCCGGTGATTACCGTATTCGGCCCGATTATTGTGCCTTTTCCAATCCTCACAGATCCCTGTATAATCGTCTGCTTGCTGGCAGTTCCTTCGCGGGCCGGTAAGAGTGTACTTAAAAGACGCCTGTTCATCTTGAGAAGATCCCAGGCAAAGATAGCATCCTGCCAGTCATCAGCAGGTATTCCCCGTATCTGGTGGCCGTCATCAATCATGGAGGATATTGCATCAGTAAGATCATTTCCCCTGATATATGTGAAGACCTCTTTTTTCAGGGAATAAATCCCAGTACTCACCATAAAGCTCGGGGCGTATTCGGGTTTTTCTACGATGTGGGAAATAAATCCCTCTTTGAGGAGGACTACCCCGAAGTTGGAGGGATTGGGGTGTTCCTTGACCAGCATCGCATTCGGGATATCTTTTATTCGCGCAATAGAATGGGGGTCGATATAATTGTCACCGGGAAGGAGAAGAAAATTATCATGTATCTTGGACTCTGCGCACTGGAGGGCATGCGCTGTTCCCAGTTGTTTTTCTTGGACAACCACCTCAATGGGGATATCCAGCTGATTCAAGAATCTGGTAACCTGTTCTTTGCGGTACCCGACAACGACAATGATCTCCCGGATACCATTTTTTACCAGAGCCTCAATAACGTATTCGATAATCGGGCGATTCGCAACCGGTATCATTGCTTTGGGCCTGCTCCTCGTGAGTGGCCGGACCCGCTTTCCCTCTCCTGCTGCCAGAATGACTGCCTGCATCTCGTTCCCTACCTAATAACTCCTTTTTCTCCGATACACCCTTCGATATATGATCCGGGCGCAAACAATGCGTTGCTTCCAATCATCGTCCCGACATTAATGGAACAGTTAATCCCAAACTGGACATTATCCCCGACAATCGCCCCGAATTTCTTCCTCCGTGTATTTTTCCCGCAGACCCGGATGGGGGCGTGATCATGACGCAGGTTAGCTACTTTGGTTCCTGCACCAAAATTACACCCGGACCCGATTATAGAATCTCCAATATAATTAAAGTGAGGGATTTTTGTCTCACTCATGATGATGGAATTTTTAATTTCGGAACAGTGTCCGATATGACAATTATCTCCTATGCTGGTTGCACCCCTGATGTATGCATGGGGGCCGATGCGACAGTTTTTCCCGATGATACATGGACCTTCAATATATGTACCGGATTTAACGATGCTCCCCTCTCCGATCGTTATTGCACCGTTCAGCGAAACGCCGTCCTCAACTCTCCCGTTTTTCTTTGAGGGATGGGACTCCATCAGAATAGCATTGGCGTCCAGCATATCCCATGGGTAGCCTACATCCATCCAGTAGGTGAGGGTGTGGGAGTGCAATCTCTTTTCTGCAATCAGGACTGAAAGTGCATCTGTCAGTTCAAGTTCTCCTCTTGGTGATGGCCGGACATTATCGATATACTCGAAAATTTCTGGTGTAAAAAGATATGCACCGGCATTGATAAGATTGGACTTTGGTTGGGCTGACTTTTCTTCAAGCGCAGTCACCATGCCGTTTTCCACCATAACGACCCCAAAATCACCCGGATGATCAGTTGTGCTTGTACTCATGCAGGGTGCAGTTTTCCTGCAAAGGTCAGCTATATCCTCTCGCTTGAGTACCATATCACCGTTCATGACCAGAAATGGCCCGTGTACAAGATCCTGAGATGCCTTTACGGCATCTGCGGTCCCGTTTTGGTGTCTCTGGGATGCATATTCAATATGGATCCCCCAATCAGAACCGTCCGCGAAGTATCTTCGGATTTCCCGTTCCCCGTACCCTACTACAAAAACGAACTCGGAAATTCCTGCTTCGCGGGCTGCACGAACCAAATGCTCCATCATCGGGCGGTTTGCCAGTGGAAGCATCACTTTCGGGCGCTTCGCCGTCAGAGGGCGCATGCGTTTCCCTTCTCCTGCAGCGAGAATGACGCATTCCATGCGTACAGGTGCTCTTACAACATTTAAGCAGTTTTCCCCTGTTGGATACGTTCTTTGCCTTTTGCAAGCATCTCTTTTGCTTTTCCGATCGTTGTACCCTCGGCAGTGATCCGGATTTTAGGTTCAGTTCCGCTTGCCCGGATGAGGTACCATCCTTCCCCATCCTCAATACGGATACCATCGGTTGGGTTTGAAGCCCCAAGCGCACTCACTGTCTCCCTTGCAGAAGAACTTGTTATGGACTCCCTGAGTATCGGGTACTTGGGCATACTATCGATCTCTGCTGCGATGTCCCATTGGGATGCAATCTCACAGAAGAGTGCGGCGGCGTGGGGGCCATCGGGACAATAAGATACTTCCGGGAAGATCCATGCTCCCGAAGGCTCACCTCCGAAATCCCCCCATGTGAGAAGTGCTTCGGAAACATAGGTATCTCCCACAGGAGTGCGCCTGACATCAGATATTTCGTCGATAATCATTGAGGCGTCACTGGTTGTCACCACCCTTTTTGCATCCAGATACCGGGCAAAAAGCATGAGAAGGTGATCACCCCCGATATATCGCCCCCGATTGTCAAATGCCATCATTCTGTCAGCATCACCATCATGCACTACCCCGCAGCGGGCATTGGTTTTCCGCACCATTTCTCCCACATATCCGAGATGCTCCTCGAGAGGTTCCGAAGGTCGGGTAAAATGGCCGGATGGGTTGCAATTGAGACAGACTGCTTTTACACCCGCGTCTGTCAGGAGGGTTGGGCTGAGTGTACAGCCGGCACCATTTCCACAGTCAAGGACAACCGGAAGTCCCGGTTCGATATGCACGGTGTTCAGAATAGCATTCTTGTGGGGGGTTAGAGCATCGATAACCTGTTCAGAACCCTGATGCTGCCAGTCAGTCCAATATCGGGATTTGAGCAGTTCCTCCATCTCAACCTGCTGGGATTGTGTGAAGGAAGATCCGTCTGGATTGAAGAGTTTGATCCCATTATATTCTTCAGGATTATGGGATGCAGTGATCATACAGCCTGCGCGTGCAGTACGCGTTGCATATGCGACAGTAGGTGTCGGGACAATTCCCGCTGTATGTATGATTCCCCCGCTCCCGATAGCTCCGGAGACGACGAGATGGGCCAGAAGGGGGCTTGTTGTCCGGGTATCTATTCCGACGATGATATCCGGTGACCTGAATGCCAGCGCAGAGCCCACTTTCAAAGCTGTATCGATCAGGACCTGATCGTACTTCCTTCGTATTCCCGATGACCCGAAAAGCATAGTAAATTGTTGGATGCCTTTCCAATAGATTTTATCGCTCTGTCCGGTTTGACCAGAATAATCCGGGGTATTGATGCGGTTGTATCAGCTTTTTCCATATGGACACCAGTGTTCGAGCTCGTGAAGACGGGCGATACCCGCGGTCGATGGCCCGATACAGACGATCCGCTTCATCTTCCGCCATGTCTCAATGAAATCGCCGGTGTCAGTGGCAATTATCCCCTCGCCTCCGATGATGATGATGTCAGCATCTGAAGGTCCCATTACAAGAGCATGTCGGAAATCAGACTCAAACGCCGGCACATTTCCAACACACCATACCTTTTTGCCGGAAAGTTCGTACTCCAACTGCTCGCTACAGGGCTCGTGAGATGATGGTGAACAGGCATGATGTACCCGCGAAAGACAGAAGAAACCAGTGACAACGTTCACGATCGCGCAGGCTGCGCTCCTGACCGATGGCGTATCGAGCGGGGCACCGAACATAAAGGAGATCTTTGTTCGGGCCCGGATGGGCTCGTATGTTGTGAAATCCGCACTCCTTCCTCCGAATGCTGCTGACA encodes:
- a CDS encoding glycosyltransferase — its product is MKILLVSTQDYIHHPVLSRHHNIFEILAEEHEVHVAHFHVSRCPPRPTKLKVDETTLIPLRSPLLHYTLNTPYHYYAFDKLLHKENFDVVVAANVLAGSAVIHAAKKYNIPVVFDLKDWFPDSAAAYFKSRFLQEAVRKSVWVITKRNLKRSTIITTVSPSLVEKLGQQGFSAELITNGVDTDIFKPMDGNPVRLELGIAKGDFVIGFCGSIERWYAIDEMIRAMPDLIRYRPDTRLLIVGGSLFTDYQQNLMALVRQVGVTDHVIFTGLKPYNELPRYIACMDACTIPLSPPQWGEIALPNKFFEYSACGKPIVMRPMPDVEKIGGSDLFVYRTQDEYIAHIRAIMDHPVAFSMNPKKNSWREKSRQFEEIFSRVL
- a CDS encoding DapH/DapD/GlmU-related protein, which translates into the protein MIEYGINSIGQDARIFEPVTLGFPSRANMGKTGFTGTVIGKNAILRSGTIIYCDVIIGDDFQTGHNVMIRENTKIGDRVAIGTATVIEGNVIIGCDTSLQSMVYIPTETRIGNHVFIGPNTVMTNDRYPPSHGQMEGPTIGDHAAIGANATILPGVCIGEGALIAAGSVVTRDVPDHMLAIGSPAKLRDLPKPVTER
- the glmS gene encoding glutamine--fructose-6-phosphate transaminase (isomerizing), with protein sequence MCGIVGYVGRKEAAPIIVEGLKKLEYRGYDSFGVATIGIEGIELAKHRGRISENASSSLKLKGKIGIGHTRWATHGAPNDVNAHPHTDCSGTIGVVHNGIIENYAELKRQLISRGHIFRSDTDTEVVVHLIEEHYTGTQNLLAAVQESIPKLEGSYALLVISAKEDCMIAARNASPLVIGIGDGETFAASDMTPILEHTERAIFLEEGDVASITRAKIDIYNNSSRVTRPIELIDWSLEDVKKGGFAHYMLKEIYEQPQAFYNTIRAVDPDVVSKIIGCHPATVTIVACGSSYHAGLIFKYLLEGSCGIPARLEFASEFRYFPPPVEGLVIGITQSGETADTLTAIRQAKTHNCRTLAITNVLGSTISRVADMTLFMRAGPEMSVAATKSFIAQLAVMMQIANLICDKKYDDSLLRAHQAIENVLLMDISEAVTHCMDAQSVFFVGRGPFYPVALEGALKMKEITYIHAEGYAAGELKHGPFALLSLETPVIALCMPGETYGVMISNIKEMKARGAPVIAIGCEGDLEVPDIVDIFIGLPAVPVFVQVLTSIVVLQLLAYYTAVALKRDVDKPRNLAKSVTVE
- the glmU gene encoding bifunctional sugar-1-phosphate nucleotidylyltransferase/acetyltransferase, with protein sequence MQAVILAAGEGKRVRPLTRSRPKAMIPVANRPIIEYVIEALVKNGIREIIVVVGYRKEQVTRFLNQLDIPIEVVVQEKQLGTAHALQCAESKIHDNFLLLPGDNYIDPHSIARIKDIPNAMLVKEHPNPSNFGVVLLKEGFISHIVEKPEYAPSFMVSTGIYSLKKEVFTYIRGNDLTDAISSMIDDGHQIRGIPADDWQDAIFAWDLLKMNRRLLSTLLPAREGTASKQTIIQGSVRIGKGTIIGPNTVITGPVVIGSECTIGPNCCILPNTSIGSRVTLEPFSFIGESVIMDDSSVGSHSRITDTVIGERCSFADHTSVSNATGLMEIEDSAIRSEFGAVFGDRVKSGPFTKYKNSIVGNNATIEGSSSLVTRCIPDDSTVI
- the glmU gene encoding bifunctional sugar-1-phosphate nucleotidylyltransferase/acetyltransferase, whose translation is MECVILAAGEGKRMRPLTAKRPKVMLPLANRPMMEHLVRAAREAGISEFVFVVGYGEREIRRYFADGSDWGIHIEYASQRHQNGTADAVKASQDLVHGPFLVMNGDMVLKREDIADLCRKTAPCMSTSTTDHPGDFGVVMVENGMVTALEEKSAQPKSNLINAGAYLFTPEIFEYIDNVRPSPRGELELTDALSVLIAEKRLHSHTLTYWMDVGYPWDMLDANAILMESHPSKKNGRVEDGVSLNGAITIGEGSIVKSGTYIEGPCIIGKNCRIGPHAYIRGATSIGDNCHIGHCSEIKNSIIMSETKIPHFNYIGDSIIGSGCNFGAGTKVANLRHDHAPIRVCGKNTRRKKFGAIVGDNVQFGINCSINVGTMIGSNALFAPGSYIEGCIGEKGVIR
- a CDS encoding phosphopentomutase/phosphoglucosamine mutase; translation: MLFGSSGIRRKYDQVLIDTALKVGSALAFRSPDIIVGIDTRTTSPLLAHLVVSGAIGSGGIIHTAGIVPTPTVAYATRTARAGCMITASHNPEEYNGIKLFNPDGSSFTQSQQVEMEELLKSRYWTDWQHQGSEQVIDALTPHKNAILNTVHIEPGLPVVLDCGNGAGCTLSPTLLTDAGVKAVCLNCNPSGHFTRPSEPLEEHLGYVGEMVRKTNARCGVVHDGDADRMMAFDNRGRYIGGDHLLMLFARYLDAKRVVTTSDASMIIDEISDVRRTPVGDTYVSEALLTWGDFGGEPSGAWIFPEVSYCPDGPHAAALFCEIASQWDIAAEIDSMPKYPILRESITSSSARETVSALGASNPTDGIRIEDGEGWYLIRASGTEPKIRITAEGTTIGKAKEMLAKGKERIQQGKTA